A single Ammospiza caudacuta isolate bAmmCau1 chromosome 6, bAmmCau1.pri, whole genome shotgun sequence DNA region contains:
- the FNBP4 gene encoding formin-binding protein 4 isoform X1, translating to MGKKARAAPGRRPILQLSPPAPRRDEAAGPAGEGGDSGSEADEPETVAEPPRNPPNPPPPAPAAVKATGGLCLLGAYADSDDEEGETPEKPARSTDANGSNSADIDSTLANFLAEIDAITAPAQPAEPTAASSSSSSSSVPPPMPPRPEPKESGSGPSSGTANGTGSAAAPEWQYDTQCSLAGVGELEMGDWQEVWDENTGCYYYWNTQSNEVTWELPQYLATQVQGLQHYQHSSTVAGTNGSFMAATEPFPQEKGTPGSAGRGTSLSKREVKKEVNEGVQALSNSEEERKGVAAALLAPLVPDVVKEEEERWRRKVICKEEVEPPLEEEAKVEEAPAVPEEPEPSRDPLEDTGQEDLCSVVQSGESEEEEQDTLELEMVLERKKAELRALEEGDGSVSGSSPLSDGSQSALQDASRRLASKRGKWKLFVGATSPEAASRGPSKTGRESPEAGEAAPSTEATDLSSDKEAESEEPQEKAKSQGAPKMEEEEQDLKFQIGELANTLTSKLEFLGINRQSISNFHMLLLQTETRIADWREGALNGNYLKRKLQDAAEQLKQYEINATPKGWSCHWDREHRRYFYVNERSGESQWEFPDGEDEEEGQRGAADRKPDSPPKPPPKDKGEQAEGPTEHPAGSLCKESFSGQVPATSLMPLTPFWTLLQSSVPVLQPPLPLEMPPPPPPPPDSPPPPPPPPPPPGEDGEIQEVEMEDEGGEEPPAPGTEEDAPLKSLVRPAASSSQTTVDPSPAPLLSAKPQKRKAVEMSPGLMQRTATVGSCPVIYSQPLMATGKYQPSAVPLASLRPRQRLQSEIQGRPNLRMAPGPAGPQPAALGLQSSYLGVTGPAAPSMMGYSECAVPVSPATTASTQPVPARGALPATGTAAEQPPPPPPPQTPPPPTPKAPPPPEKEKPRKGRKDKGKKGKTKMPSLVKKWQSIQRELDEEENSSSSEEDRETTAQRRIEEWKQQQLMSGMAERNANFEALPEDWRSRLKRRKTASST from the exons ATGGGGAAGAAGGCGCGGGCCGCGCCCGGCCGCCGGcccatcctgcagctctccccgcccgccccgcgccgcgaCGAGGCCGCAGGACCCGCGGGAGAGGGGGGCGACTCGGGCTCTGAAGCGG ATGAGCCCGAGACGGTGGCGGAGCCGCCCCGCAACCCTCCGAATCCGCCGCCTCCCGCTCCCGCCGCGGTCAAGGCCACAG GGGGTTTGTGCCTGCTGGGTGCCTATGCTGACAGTGATGATGAGGAGGGTGAGACCCCAGAGAAGCCGGCCCGTTCCACGGATGCCAACGGCAGCAACTCTGCCGACATCGACAGCACCCTGGCGAACTTCCTGGCT GAGATCGACGCCATCAcggccccagcacagcctgctgagcccactgctgcctcctcttcctcctcttcctcctccgtGCCGCCCCCGATGCCGCCCCGCCCGGAGCCCAAGGAGTCGGGCTCAGGCCCCTCGTCGGGCACAGCCAACGGCACGGGCTCGGCAGCGGCCCCCGAGTGGCAGTACGACACCCAGTGCTCGCTGGCCGGAG TGGGAGAGCTGGAGATGGGCGACTGGCAGGAAGTGTGGGATGAGAACACCGGCTGCTACTACTATTGGAACACCCAGAGCAACGAGGTGacctgggagctgccacagtACTTGGCAACGCAGGTCCAGGGCCTGCAGCATTACCAGCACAG cagcacCGTGGCAGGCACCAATGGCAGCTTCATGGCAGCCACGGAGCCATTCCCTCAGGAGAAGGGGAccccaggcagcgctggccgtGGGACCAGCCTCAGCAAGCGGGAGGTGAAGAAG GAAGTGAATGAAGGAGTGCAGGCTCTCTCCAACAgtgaggaagagaggaagggagTGGCTGCGGCCCTCCTGGCCCCACTCGTGCCCGACGTggtgaaggaggaagaggagcgcTGGAGGAGGAAAGTGATTTGCAAAGAGGAGGTTGAGCCACCTCTGGAAGAGGAGGCGAAAGTGGAAGAGGCACCAGCTGTCCCAGAAgagccagagcccagcagggacccCCTGGAagacacagggcaggaggatCTGTGCAGCGTGGTGCAGTCAGGGGAgagcgaggaggaggagcaggacacACTAGAGCTGGAGATGGtgctggagaggaaaaag GCGGAGCTGCGTGCCCTGGAGGAGGGGGATGGCAGCGTCTCGGGCTCCAGCCCGCTCTCCGACGGGAGCCAGTCGGCCCTGCAGGACGCGTCCCGCAGGCTGGCCTCCAAGAGGGGCAAATGGAAACTGTTCGTGGGAGCCACCAGCCCCGAGGCCGCCAGCCGAGGCCCCAGCAAAACGGGCCGGGAGAGCCCAGAGGCAGGAGAAGCAG CCCCGAGCACAGAAGCAACTGATCTGAGCTCAGACAAAGAGGCAGAAtctgaggagccccaggaaaaaGCCAAATCACAAGGGGCTCCAAAaatggaagaggaggagcaggatctAAAG TTTCAGATTGGAGAGCTGGCAAATACTCTGACTAGTAAATTGGAGTTCCTGGGCATCAACAGACAATCTATCTCCAACTTCCACATGTTGCTGTTGCAGACAGAG ACCCGCATTGCAGACTGGCGAGAAGGTGCTCTCAATGGAAACTACCTCAAACGCAAACTCCAAGACGCAGCCGAACAGCTTAAACAATACGAAATAAACGCCACCCCTAAAGGCTGGTCCTGCCACTGGGACAG GGAGCATAGACGCTATTTCTATGTTAACGAGCGCTCGGGAGAGTCGCAGTGGGAGTTCCCCGATGGGGAGGACGAAGAGGAGGGACAGCGAGGTGCCGCCGACAGAAAACCCGACAGTCCTCCAAAGCCACCTCCCAAAGACAAAGGAGAGCAGGCCGAGGGGCCCACCGAGCACCCCGCAG GCTCCCTTTGTAAAGAATCCTTCTCAGGCCAAGTTCCTGCTACATCTCTCATGCCACTCACTCCATTTTGGACTCTGCTTCAGTCCTCCGTCCCAGTCCTCCAACCTCCCTTGCCTTTGGAAATGCCTCCGCCGCCTCCACCCCCCCCAGACTCGCCCCCGCCACCTCCACCGCCACCCCCACCGCCTGGAGAAGATGGGGAGATCCAGGAAGTGGAGATGGAAGATGAGGGGGGTGAGGAGCCACCTGCCCCAGGAACAGAGGAGGATGCTCCCCTGAAGTCCCTGGTGcgccctgctgccagcagcagccag ACCACTGTCGATCCGAGCCCAGCCCCGCTGCTCTCGGCCAAGCCACAGAAGAGGAAAGCAGTGGAGATGAGCCCGGGGCTGATGCAGCGCACGGCCACCGTTGGCAGCTGCCCCGTCATCTACAGCCAGCCCCTGATGGCCACGGGCAAGTACCAGCCATCAGCCGTGCCCCTGGCCTCCCTAAGGCCCCGCCAGCGCCTCCAGAGCGAGATCCAGGGACGGCCCAACCTCCGCATGGCTCCGGGCCCCGCTGGCCCTCAGCCCgcggcgctggggctgcagtcCAGCTACCTGGGTGTGACGGGACCTGCCGCTCCTTCCATGATGGGATATTCGGAGTGCGCCGTGCCCGTCAGCCCGGCCACCACGGCCAGCACGCAGCCGGTGCCGGCACGGGGAGCGCTGCCAGCCACGggcactgcagcagagcagccaccgcccccaccacccccacagacacccccacCGCCCACCCCCAAGGCGCCGCCGCCTCCGGAGAAGGAGAAGCCGAGGAAGGGGCGCAAGGACAAG GGCAAGAAGGGCAAGACGAAGATGCCATCGCTGGTGAAGAAGTGGCAGAGTATCCAGCGGGAGCTGGATGAGGAGGAGAATTCCAGCTCCAGCGAGGAGGACCGGGAGACCACAGCCCAGCGGCGCATCGAGgagtggaagcagcagcagctgatgag TGGCATGGCTGAGAGAAACGCCAACTTCGAGGCACTGCCAGAGGACTGGCGGTCACGGCTGAAGCGGAGGAAAACAGCCTCAAGCACATGA
- the FNBP4 gene encoding formin-binding protein 4 isoform X3: protein MGKKARAAPGRRPILQLSPPAPRRDEAAGPAGEGGDSGSEADEPETVAEPPRNPPNPPPPAPAAVKATGGLCLLGAYADSDDEEGETPEKPARSTDANGSNSADIDSTLANFLAEIDAITAPAQPAEPTAASSSSSSSSVPPPMPPRPEPKESGSGPSSGTANGTGSAAAPEWQYDTQCSLAGVGELEMGDWQEVWDENTGCYYYWNTQSNEVTWELPQYLATQVQGLQHYQHSSTVAGTNGSFMAATEPFPQEKGTPGSAGRGTSLSKREVKKEVNEGVQALSNSEEERKGVAAALLAPLVPDVVKEEEERWRRKVICKEEVEPPLEEEAKVEEAPAVPEEPEPSRDPLEDTGQEDLCSVVQSGESEEEEQDTLELEMVLERKKAELRALEEGDGSVSGSSPLSDGSQSALQDASRRLASKRGKWKLFVGATSPEAASRGPSKTGRESPEAGEAGNWKGFLWRQEQGVSIPEDLRSSARKGCEFQIGELANTLTSKLEFLGINRQSISNFHMLLLQTETRIADWREGALNGNYLKRKLQDAAEQLKQYEINATPKGWSCHWDREHRRYFYVNERSGESQWEFPDGEDEEEGQRGAADRKPDSPPKPPPKDKGEQAEGPTEHPAGSLCKESFSGQVPATSLMPLTPFWTLLQSSVPVLQPPLPLEMPPPPPPPPDSPPPPPPPPPPPGEDGEIQEVEMEDEGGEEPPAPGTEEDAPLKSLVRPAASSSQTTVDPSPAPLLSAKPQKRKAVEMSPGLMQRTATVGSCPVIYSQPLMATGKYQPSAVPLASLRPRQRLQSEIQGRPNLRMAPGPAGPQPAALGLQSSYLGVTGPAAPSMMGYSECAVPVSPATTASTQPVPARGALPATGTAAEQPPPPPPPQTPPPPTPKAPPPPEKEKPRKGRKDKGKKGKTKMPSLVKKWQSIQRELDEEENSSSSEEDRETTAQRRIEEWKQQQLMSGMAERNANFEALPEDWRSRLKRRKTASST, encoded by the exons ATGGGGAAGAAGGCGCGGGCCGCGCCCGGCCGCCGGcccatcctgcagctctccccgcccgccccgcgccgcgaCGAGGCCGCAGGACCCGCGGGAGAGGGGGGCGACTCGGGCTCTGAAGCGG ATGAGCCCGAGACGGTGGCGGAGCCGCCCCGCAACCCTCCGAATCCGCCGCCTCCCGCTCCCGCCGCGGTCAAGGCCACAG GGGGTTTGTGCCTGCTGGGTGCCTATGCTGACAGTGATGATGAGGAGGGTGAGACCCCAGAGAAGCCGGCCCGTTCCACGGATGCCAACGGCAGCAACTCTGCCGACATCGACAGCACCCTGGCGAACTTCCTGGCT GAGATCGACGCCATCAcggccccagcacagcctgctgagcccactgctgcctcctcttcctcctcttcctcctccgtGCCGCCCCCGATGCCGCCCCGCCCGGAGCCCAAGGAGTCGGGCTCAGGCCCCTCGTCGGGCACAGCCAACGGCACGGGCTCGGCAGCGGCCCCCGAGTGGCAGTACGACACCCAGTGCTCGCTGGCCGGAG TGGGAGAGCTGGAGATGGGCGACTGGCAGGAAGTGTGGGATGAGAACACCGGCTGCTACTACTATTGGAACACCCAGAGCAACGAGGTGacctgggagctgccacagtACTTGGCAACGCAGGTCCAGGGCCTGCAGCATTACCAGCACAG cagcacCGTGGCAGGCACCAATGGCAGCTTCATGGCAGCCACGGAGCCATTCCCTCAGGAGAAGGGGAccccaggcagcgctggccgtGGGACCAGCCTCAGCAAGCGGGAGGTGAAGAAG GAAGTGAATGAAGGAGTGCAGGCTCTCTCCAACAgtgaggaagagaggaagggagTGGCTGCGGCCCTCCTGGCCCCACTCGTGCCCGACGTggtgaaggaggaagaggagcgcTGGAGGAGGAAAGTGATTTGCAAAGAGGAGGTTGAGCCACCTCTGGAAGAGGAGGCGAAAGTGGAAGAGGCACCAGCTGTCCCAGAAgagccagagcccagcagggacccCCTGGAagacacagggcaggaggatCTGTGCAGCGTGGTGCAGTCAGGGGAgagcgaggaggaggagcaggacacACTAGAGCTGGAGATGGtgctggagaggaaaaag GCGGAGCTGCGTGCCCTGGAGGAGGGGGATGGCAGCGTCTCGGGCTCCAGCCCGCTCTCCGACGGGAGCCAGTCGGCCCTGCAGGACGCGTCCCGCAGGCTGGCCTCCAAGAGGGGCAAATGGAAACTGTTCGTGGGAGCCACCAGCCCCGAGGCCGCCAGCCGAGGCCCCAGCAAAACGGGCCGGGAGAGCCCAGAGGCAGGAGAAGCAGGTAATTGGAAAGGCTTCCTttggaggcaggagcagggggtcTCCATTCCTGAAGACCTGCGGAGCAGTGCCAGGAAGGGCTGTGAG TTTCAGATTGGAGAGCTGGCAAATACTCTGACTAGTAAATTGGAGTTCCTGGGCATCAACAGACAATCTATCTCCAACTTCCACATGTTGCTGTTGCAGACAGAG ACCCGCATTGCAGACTGGCGAGAAGGTGCTCTCAATGGAAACTACCTCAAACGCAAACTCCAAGACGCAGCCGAACAGCTTAAACAATACGAAATAAACGCCACCCCTAAAGGCTGGTCCTGCCACTGGGACAG GGAGCATAGACGCTATTTCTATGTTAACGAGCGCTCGGGAGAGTCGCAGTGGGAGTTCCCCGATGGGGAGGACGAAGAGGAGGGACAGCGAGGTGCCGCCGACAGAAAACCCGACAGTCCTCCAAAGCCACCTCCCAAAGACAAAGGAGAGCAGGCCGAGGGGCCCACCGAGCACCCCGCAG GCTCCCTTTGTAAAGAATCCTTCTCAGGCCAAGTTCCTGCTACATCTCTCATGCCACTCACTCCATTTTGGACTCTGCTTCAGTCCTCCGTCCCAGTCCTCCAACCTCCCTTGCCTTTGGAAATGCCTCCGCCGCCTCCACCCCCCCCAGACTCGCCCCCGCCACCTCCACCGCCACCCCCACCGCCTGGAGAAGATGGGGAGATCCAGGAAGTGGAGATGGAAGATGAGGGGGGTGAGGAGCCACCTGCCCCAGGAACAGAGGAGGATGCTCCCCTGAAGTCCCTGGTGcgccctgctgccagcagcagccag ACCACTGTCGATCCGAGCCCAGCCCCGCTGCTCTCGGCCAAGCCACAGAAGAGGAAAGCAGTGGAGATGAGCCCGGGGCTGATGCAGCGCACGGCCACCGTTGGCAGCTGCCCCGTCATCTACAGCCAGCCCCTGATGGCCACGGGCAAGTACCAGCCATCAGCCGTGCCCCTGGCCTCCCTAAGGCCCCGCCAGCGCCTCCAGAGCGAGATCCAGGGACGGCCCAACCTCCGCATGGCTCCGGGCCCCGCTGGCCCTCAGCCCgcggcgctggggctgcagtcCAGCTACCTGGGTGTGACGGGACCTGCCGCTCCTTCCATGATGGGATATTCGGAGTGCGCCGTGCCCGTCAGCCCGGCCACCACGGCCAGCACGCAGCCGGTGCCGGCACGGGGAGCGCTGCCAGCCACGggcactgcagcagagcagccaccgcccccaccacccccacagacacccccacCGCCCACCCCCAAGGCGCCGCCGCCTCCGGAGAAGGAGAAGCCGAGGAAGGGGCGCAAGGACAAG GGCAAGAAGGGCAAGACGAAGATGCCATCGCTGGTGAAGAAGTGGCAGAGTATCCAGCGGGAGCTGGATGAGGAGGAGAATTCCAGCTCCAGCGAGGAGGACCGGGAGACCACAGCCCAGCGGCGCATCGAGgagtggaagcagcagcagctgatgag TGGCATGGCTGAGAGAAACGCCAACTTCGAGGCACTGCCAGAGGACTGGCGGTCACGGCTGAAGCGGAGGAAAACAGCCTCAAGCACATGA
- the FNBP4 gene encoding formin-binding protein 4 isoform X2 encodes MGKKARAAPGRRPILQLSPPAPRRDEAAGPAGEGGDSGSEADEPETVAEPPRNPPNPPPPAPAAVKATGGLCLLGAYADSDDEEGETPEKPARSTDANGSNSADIDSTLANFLAEIDAITAPAQPAEPTAASSSSSSSSVPPPMPPRPEPKESGSGPSSGTANGTGSAAAPEWQYDTQCSLAGVGELEMGDWQEVWDENTGCYYYWNTQSNEVTWELPQYLATQVQGLQHYQHSTVAGTNGSFMAATEPFPQEKGTPGSAGRGTSLSKREVKKEVNEGVQALSNSEEERKGVAAALLAPLVPDVVKEEEERWRRKVICKEEVEPPLEEEAKVEEAPAVPEEPEPSRDPLEDTGQEDLCSVVQSGESEEEEQDTLELEMVLERKKAELRALEEGDGSVSGSSPLSDGSQSALQDASRRLASKRGKWKLFVGATSPEAASRGPSKTGRESPEAGEAAPSTEATDLSSDKEAESEEPQEKAKSQGAPKMEEEEQDLKFQIGELANTLTSKLEFLGINRQSISNFHMLLLQTETRIADWREGALNGNYLKRKLQDAAEQLKQYEINATPKGWSCHWDREHRRYFYVNERSGESQWEFPDGEDEEEGQRGAADRKPDSPPKPPPKDKGEQAEGPTEHPAGSLCKESFSGQVPATSLMPLTPFWTLLQSSVPVLQPPLPLEMPPPPPPPPDSPPPPPPPPPPPGEDGEIQEVEMEDEGGEEPPAPGTEEDAPLKSLVRPAASSSQTTVDPSPAPLLSAKPQKRKAVEMSPGLMQRTATVGSCPVIYSQPLMATGKYQPSAVPLASLRPRQRLQSEIQGRPNLRMAPGPAGPQPAALGLQSSYLGVTGPAAPSMMGYSECAVPVSPATTASTQPVPARGALPATGTAAEQPPPPPPPQTPPPPTPKAPPPPEKEKPRKGRKDKGKKGKTKMPSLVKKWQSIQRELDEEENSSSSEEDRETTAQRRIEEWKQQQLMSGMAERNANFEALPEDWRSRLKRRKTASST; translated from the exons ATGGGGAAGAAGGCGCGGGCCGCGCCCGGCCGCCGGcccatcctgcagctctccccgcccgccccgcgccgcgaCGAGGCCGCAGGACCCGCGGGAGAGGGGGGCGACTCGGGCTCTGAAGCGG ATGAGCCCGAGACGGTGGCGGAGCCGCCCCGCAACCCTCCGAATCCGCCGCCTCCCGCTCCCGCCGCGGTCAAGGCCACAG GGGGTTTGTGCCTGCTGGGTGCCTATGCTGACAGTGATGATGAGGAGGGTGAGACCCCAGAGAAGCCGGCCCGTTCCACGGATGCCAACGGCAGCAACTCTGCCGACATCGACAGCACCCTGGCGAACTTCCTGGCT GAGATCGACGCCATCAcggccccagcacagcctgctgagcccactgctgcctcctcttcctcctcttcctcctccgtGCCGCCCCCGATGCCGCCCCGCCCGGAGCCCAAGGAGTCGGGCTCAGGCCCCTCGTCGGGCACAGCCAACGGCACGGGCTCGGCAGCGGCCCCCGAGTGGCAGTACGACACCCAGTGCTCGCTGGCCGGAG TGGGAGAGCTGGAGATGGGCGACTGGCAGGAAGTGTGGGATGAGAACACCGGCTGCTACTACTATTGGAACACCCAGAGCAACGAGGTGacctgggagctgccacagtACTTGGCAACGCAGGTCCAGGGCCTGCAGCATTACCAGCACAG cacCGTGGCAGGCACCAATGGCAGCTTCATGGCAGCCACGGAGCCATTCCCTCAGGAGAAGGGGAccccaggcagcgctggccgtGGGACCAGCCTCAGCAAGCGGGAGGTGAAGAAG GAAGTGAATGAAGGAGTGCAGGCTCTCTCCAACAgtgaggaagagaggaagggagTGGCTGCGGCCCTCCTGGCCCCACTCGTGCCCGACGTggtgaaggaggaagaggagcgcTGGAGGAGGAAAGTGATTTGCAAAGAGGAGGTTGAGCCACCTCTGGAAGAGGAGGCGAAAGTGGAAGAGGCACCAGCTGTCCCAGAAgagccagagcccagcagggacccCCTGGAagacacagggcaggaggatCTGTGCAGCGTGGTGCAGTCAGGGGAgagcgaggaggaggagcaggacacACTAGAGCTGGAGATGGtgctggagaggaaaaag GCGGAGCTGCGTGCCCTGGAGGAGGGGGATGGCAGCGTCTCGGGCTCCAGCCCGCTCTCCGACGGGAGCCAGTCGGCCCTGCAGGACGCGTCCCGCAGGCTGGCCTCCAAGAGGGGCAAATGGAAACTGTTCGTGGGAGCCACCAGCCCCGAGGCCGCCAGCCGAGGCCCCAGCAAAACGGGCCGGGAGAGCCCAGAGGCAGGAGAAGCAG CCCCGAGCACAGAAGCAACTGATCTGAGCTCAGACAAAGAGGCAGAAtctgaggagccccaggaaaaaGCCAAATCACAAGGGGCTCCAAAaatggaagaggaggagcaggatctAAAG TTTCAGATTGGAGAGCTGGCAAATACTCTGACTAGTAAATTGGAGTTCCTGGGCATCAACAGACAATCTATCTCCAACTTCCACATGTTGCTGTTGCAGACAGAG ACCCGCATTGCAGACTGGCGAGAAGGTGCTCTCAATGGAAACTACCTCAAACGCAAACTCCAAGACGCAGCCGAACAGCTTAAACAATACGAAATAAACGCCACCCCTAAAGGCTGGTCCTGCCACTGGGACAG GGAGCATAGACGCTATTTCTATGTTAACGAGCGCTCGGGAGAGTCGCAGTGGGAGTTCCCCGATGGGGAGGACGAAGAGGAGGGACAGCGAGGTGCCGCCGACAGAAAACCCGACAGTCCTCCAAAGCCACCTCCCAAAGACAAAGGAGAGCAGGCCGAGGGGCCCACCGAGCACCCCGCAG GCTCCCTTTGTAAAGAATCCTTCTCAGGCCAAGTTCCTGCTACATCTCTCATGCCACTCACTCCATTTTGGACTCTGCTTCAGTCCTCCGTCCCAGTCCTCCAACCTCCCTTGCCTTTGGAAATGCCTCCGCCGCCTCCACCCCCCCCAGACTCGCCCCCGCCACCTCCACCGCCACCCCCACCGCCTGGAGAAGATGGGGAGATCCAGGAAGTGGAGATGGAAGATGAGGGGGGTGAGGAGCCACCTGCCCCAGGAACAGAGGAGGATGCTCCCCTGAAGTCCCTGGTGcgccctgctgccagcagcagccag ACCACTGTCGATCCGAGCCCAGCCCCGCTGCTCTCGGCCAAGCCACAGAAGAGGAAAGCAGTGGAGATGAGCCCGGGGCTGATGCAGCGCACGGCCACCGTTGGCAGCTGCCCCGTCATCTACAGCCAGCCCCTGATGGCCACGGGCAAGTACCAGCCATCAGCCGTGCCCCTGGCCTCCCTAAGGCCCCGCCAGCGCCTCCAGAGCGAGATCCAGGGACGGCCCAACCTCCGCATGGCTCCGGGCCCCGCTGGCCCTCAGCCCgcggcgctggggctgcagtcCAGCTACCTGGGTGTGACGGGACCTGCCGCTCCTTCCATGATGGGATATTCGGAGTGCGCCGTGCCCGTCAGCCCGGCCACCACGGCCAGCACGCAGCCGGTGCCGGCACGGGGAGCGCTGCCAGCCACGggcactgcagcagagcagccaccgcccccaccacccccacagacacccccacCGCCCACCCCCAAGGCGCCGCCGCCTCCGGAGAAGGAGAAGCCGAGGAAGGGGCGCAAGGACAAG GGCAAGAAGGGCAAGACGAAGATGCCATCGCTGGTGAAGAAGTGGCAGAGTATCCAGCGGGAGCTGGATGAGGAGGAGAATTCCAGCTCCAGCGAGGAGGACCGGGAGACCACAGCCCAGCGGCGCATCGAGgagtggaagcagcagcagctgatgag TGGCATGGCTGAGAGAAACGCCAACTTCGAGGCACTGCCAGAGGACTGGCGGTCACGGCTGAAGCGGAGGAAAACAGCCTCAAGCACATGA